In Euphorbia lathyris chromosome 9, ddEupLath1.1, whole genome shotgun sequence, the following are encoded in one genomic region:
- the LOC136206450 gene encoding tyrosine decarboxylase 1-like, with protein sequence MGSLSTTTNSFIPLDPNTLCDESKLVIDFIADYYNNIENYPVQSQVQPGYLSSKIPLSAPYLPESIEHILKDVSDSIIPGLTHWQSPNFFGYFPASASNAGFLGEMLCSGLNVVGFNWISSPAATELESRLMDWMADLLKLPSSFLFSGNGGGVLHGTTCEAVVCTLAAARDRALQMFGWDHITKLVVYTSDQTHSTIHKGAKLVGIPSCNIRALSTSVSNGFSLSPQTLEEAIEKDMASGFLPLYLCGTIGTTACGAVDPIKELGKIANKHNIWFHIDAAYAGNACICPEFRHYLDGVEFADSISMNLHKWFLTNLTCCCLWIKQPRLLIESLSTSPEYLRNSATESNKVIDYKDWQLSLSRRFLALKVWVVIRRHGVVNLMHHIRSDVMLAKRLESLVKNDKRFEIVVPRKFALVCFRLKLKTNDLNRELLAELNKSGRAFVTHGMVEGMYFIRCCIGSTLTEEKHVDELWNLIQEKTDMLTY encoded by the coding sequence ATGGGTAGCCTCTCTACAACTACAAACTCCTTCATCCCCTTAGACCCTAACACCTTGTGTGATGAATCCAAATTGGTTATTGATTTCATTGCTGACTATTATAACAACATTGAAAATTATCCAGTTCAAAGCCAAGTTCAACCTGGATATCTCTCTTCTAAAATCCCTTTATCTGCACCATATCTTCCTGAGTCAATTGAACATATCCTCAAAGATGTCAGTGATTCTATAATTCCAGGCCTCACTCACTGGCAGAGCCCTAACTTTTTTGGCTACTTTCCAGCAAGTGCTAGCAATGCTGGTTTTCTCGGAGAGATGCTTTGTTCAGGCCTCAATGTTGTTGGATTCAACTGGATTTCATCTCCAGCAGCAACCGAGCTCGAATCACGTCTCATGGATTGGATGGCAGATTTGTTAAAGCTTCCGTCTTCGTTTTTATTTTCCGGAAATGGAGGTGGTGTCctccatggaactacatgtgagGCTGTAGTCTGTACTCTTGCTGCAGCTAGAGACAGGGCTTTACAAATGTTCGGATGGGATCATATCACTAAATTGGTAGTTTACACTTCTGATCAAACACATTCTACCATTCATAAGGGAGCTAAATTAGTAGGCATTCCATCCTGCAACATTCGTGCACTTTCTACTTCGGTTTCTAATGGATTTTCCTTGTCTCCGCAAACACTGGAGGAAGCAATTGAAAAAGATATGGCCTCAGGATTCCTGCCTTTATATCTCTGCGGAACTATTGGAACTACTGCTTGTGGAGCAGTCGATCCGATTAAAGAATTGGGGAAAATCGCTAACAAGCACAACATATGGTTCCACATTGATGCAGCTTATGCAGGAAATGCTTGCATATGTCCTGAATTCAGGCATTATTTGGATGGAGTTGAATTTGCAGATTCTATAAGCATGAATCTACATAAATGGTTCCTtactaacttgacttgttgttGTCTCTGGATTAAGCAACCTCGTTTGTTGATTGAATCATTATCGACTAGCCCTGAATACCTGAGGAATTCTGCAACCGAATCAAATAAAGTCATAGATTACAAAGATTGGCAACTTTCACTGAGCAGACGATTCCTTGCTTTAAAGGTATGGGTTGTGATACGTAGACATGGAGTGGTGAACCTCATGCACCATATACGCAGCGATGTGATGTTGGCTAAGCGATTAGAATCATTGGTGAAGAATGACAAGAGGTTTGAGATTGTGGTGCCAAGAAAGTTTGCCTTGGTTTGCTTCAGGTTGAAACTCAAAACTAATGATTTGAACCGGGAATTATTGGCAGAACTAAATAAGAGCGGACGAGCTTTCGTGACTCATGGAATGGTGGAAGGAATGTATTTCATACGCTGCTGTATCGGATCAACCTTGACTGAGGAGAAGCATGTGGATGAATTGTGGAATCTCATTCAAGAAAAGACGGATATGCTCActtattaa
- the LOC136206768 gene encoding 4-hydroxyphenylacetaldehyde synthase-like: protein MGSLSPTANTFSPLDPNTLCHESKLVIDFIADYYNNIEKYPVQSQVQPGYLSSKIPLSAPYHPESIEHILKDVNDSIIPGLTHWQSPNFFGYFPANASNAGFLGDMLCSGFNVVGFNWISSPAATELESRLMDWMADLLKLPSSFLFSGNGGGVLHGTTCEAIVFCTLAAARDRALKVFGWDHITKLVVYTSDQTHSTIHKGAKLVGIPSCNIRSLPTSISNGFSLCPQTLEEAIENDIEAIENDIASGFLPLYLCGTIGTTACGAIDPIKELGKIANKYNIWFHIDAAYAGSVCICPEFRHYLDGVELADSISMNLHKWFLTNMTCCCLWIKQPRLLIESLSTSPEFLRNSATESNEVIDYKDWQLALSRRFIALKVWVVIRRHGVGNLMHHIRSDVMLAKRLESLVKNDKRFEIVVPRKFSLVCLRLKPKTNDLNEQLLEVVNKSGRAFMTHGVVGGMYFIRCAVGSTLTEEKHVDELWNLIQEKANMLTY from the exons ATGGGTAGCCTCTCTCCAACTGCAAACACCTTCTCCCCCTTGGACCCTAACACCTTATGCCATGAGTCAAAGTTGGTGATTGATTTCATTGCTGATTATTATAACAACATTGAAAAATACCCAGTTCAAAGCCAAGTTCAACCAGGATACCTCTCTTCCAAAATCCCTTTATCTGCACCATATCATCCTGAATCGATTGAACATATCCTCAAAGATGTCAATGATTCTATAATTCCAGGCCTCACTCACTGGCAGAGCCCTAATTTCTTTGGATACTTTCCAGCAAATGCCAGCAATGCTGGTTTTCTCGGAGATATGCTTTGTTCAGGATTCAATGTTGTTGGTTTCAACTGGATTTCATCTCCAGCAGCAACTGAGCTCGAATCACGTCTCATGGATTGGATGGCAGATTTGTTGAAGCTTCCGTCTTCATTTCTATTTTCAGGAAATGGAGGCGGTGTCctccatggaactacatgtgagGCTATTGTCt TCTGTACTCTTGCTGCAGCTAGAGACAGGGCTTTAAAAGTGTTCGGATGGGATCATATCACTAAATTGGTGGTTTACACTTCTGATCAAACACATTCTACCATTCATAAGGGAGCTAAATTAGTAGGCATCCCATCCTGCAACATTCGTTCACTTCCTACCTCAATTTCGAATGGATTTTCATTGTGTCCGCAAACACTGGAGGAAGCAATTGAAAATGATATA GAAGCAATTGAAAATGATATAGCCTCAGGATTCCTGCCTTTGTATCTCTGCGGAACTATTGGAACTACTGCTTGTGGAGCAATCGATCCGATTAAAGAATTGGGGAAAATCGCGAACAAGTACAACATATGGTTCCACATTGACGCAGCATATGCAGGAAGTGTTTGCATTTGTCCTGAATTCAGGCATTATTTGGATGGAGTTGAATTAGCAGATTCTATAAGTATGAATCTACATAAATGGTTCCTTACTAACATGACTTGCTGTTGTCTCTGGATTAAACAACCTCGTTTGTTGATTGAATCATTATCAACTAGCCCCGAATTCCTGAGGAATTCTGCTACCGAATCAAATGAAGTCATAGACTACAAAGATTGGCAACTTGCACTGAGCAGGCGGTTCATTGCTTTAAAAGTATGGGTTGTGATACGTAGACATGGAGTGGGGAACCTCATGCACCATATACGCAGCGATGTCATGTTGGCTAAGCGATTAGAATCACTCGTGAAGAATGACAAGAGGTTTGAGATTGTGGTGCCGAGAAAGTTTTCCTTGGTTTGTTTAAGATTGAAGCCCAAAACCAATGATTTGAATGAGCAATTATTGGAAGTGGTGAACAAGAGCGGACGGGCTTTCATGACTCATGGAGTGGTGGGAGGAATGTATTTCATACGCTGCGCCGTTGGATCCACATTGACTGAGGAGAAACATGTAGATGAATTGTGGAATTTGATTCAAGAGAAAGCGAATATGCTCACttattaa